The Dasypus novemcinctus isolate mDasNov1 chromosome 2, mDasNov1.1.hap2, whole genome shotgun sequence genome contains the following window.
TTCTTCTTCTGAGACTCCCACTTGCAATTTTAGGCAGAGTACCTCCTTCACAGATCCTGTTGGACTTGTGCTCCCTCCTCAATGTTTACATAATTTAGTATCCACAACACTGAAATCTATAACACGTCTCTGGGAAACCACCCCTTCCCCCgctcttttttttcccacctGATTACAGCAGTCCCAACTCCCAATGAAACGCACTCGGGCATCACACCTTTTGTAGCCCGTAATCCTTAAAGTGGCCGGGAGGGGCTCCCTAAGCGCTTCCATGAACTGTTCCCACTCGCCCTCAGGCACGATCTTCAGTTCCTGGTAGTAGTGCTCAAACAGTTTATTCTCCTTGACGATCTCGGGGTATCCGCCTTCCCAGCCCTGAAAAAGGCAAGGAGCGTCAACCCCCAAGCTCTGGAAGAGCCGCCCTGGCTGCCGCCCCGCAGGCCTCGGGGGTCGGGATGGCCCACGCGGGCTGCGGGATCCGCCCGCCGCCGCGCACCGGCTCCTACCGCACTGTGACGCTTCCCGTCGCCCTCGGCGGCGTCTTCTGCGCCCTCGGGCCgccgccgctgctgctgctgctggagcCGCCGGATCCGCGACCGCCGCCCCATGGCGCGCGCAGCTGCCCACGCGGCCCGCAGACCCCAGCCCGCCACTGTCGCCACCGTCCACGCGCGACTTCCGGGCCAGGAGTCAAGGCCCCGCACGCATCCGGGCCTGGCCCTCGGGTGCGCCTGCCCGGGTCCTAAAGAACAAGTAAAAGGCAACACAGCCCGTCGTCCCGGAGAAATATCGAGCAGGGCAACACAGTCAACAGAGAGAAAGCGGCCCCACAGAGAGGCCCCGAAGGGGTCTTCACGCGGGCTCAGGCAGCGCCGCGGACAGCCCGAGCGTCGGCGCGTGCGCAGAGCCGGGAAGTGAGGAGGAGGGGGCGAGCCCGGCCGGCGGCTCGGGCGGGGGCGGGCTTGgctcgcaggccccgcccccgaggccccgcccccgccgcgtcCTTTAAGGCGCCGCCGCCGGCAGCGGCTTCGCGCGCGCGTGCCGACCATGGAGCTGGAGGAGCCGCGGCTGCTGGACGCGCTGGCCTGCCTCCTGGGCGCGCTGGCCGTGCTCTGCCTGCTGCTGCTCCGCGCCTTCGGCACCTCCTACGGCCGCTACTCGCCGCCGCGCGACGCCTGGCCGGTGCCCGCGCGCTGCGCCTGGGCGCTGCAGGAGCTGCCCTCGCTGGCCGTGCCGCTGCTCGTGTGCGCCCGCGCGCCCGCAGAGCGCCTGCGCCGCGCGCCCAACCGCACGCTGCTGGCCATGTTCCTGCTGCACTACGCGCACAGGTACCGCCGCCCCGACCCGCCGAGCGCCTGCGCCGCGCGCCCAACCGCACGCTGCTGGCCGTGTTCCTGCTGCACTACGTGCACAGGTACCGCCGCCCCGACCCGCCGAGCGCCTGCGCCGCGCGCCCAACCGCACGCTGCTGGCCGTGTTCCTGCTGCACTACGTGCACCGGTACCGCCGCCTCCCCGCCGCGCCCGCACGCGCCCTGCTTCCCCGGCGCCCCGCCGCGCCCGCACGCGCCCTGCTTCCCCGGCGCCCCGCCGCGCCCGCACGCGCCCTGCTTCCCCGGCGCCCCGCCGCGCCCGCACGCGCCCTGCttccccggcgccccgccccgccgccccgcacGCGCCCTCCTTCCCCggcgccccgccgcccccgcacgcGCCCTCCTTCCCCggcgccccgccgcccccgcacgcGCCCTCCTTCCCCggcgccccgccgcccccgcacgcGCCCTCCTTCCCCggcgccccgccgcccccgcacgcGCCCTGCTTCCCCggcgccccgccgcccccgcacgcGCCCTGCttccccggcgccccgccccgccaCCCCCGCACGCGCCCTCCttccccggcgccccgccccgccctgctTCCCCggcgccccgccgcccccgcacgcGCCCTCCTTCCCCGgtgccccgccccgccgcccccgcacgcGCCCTGCttccccggcgccccgccccgccgcccccgcacgcGCCCTGCttccccggcgccccgccccgccgcccccgcacgcGCCCTGCTTCCCCggcgccccgccgcccccgcacgcGCCCTCCTTCCCCggcgccccgccgcccccgcacgcGCCCTCCTTCCCCggcgccccgccgcccccgcacgcGCCCTCCTTCCCCggcgccccgccgcccccgcacgcGCCCTCCTTCCCCggcgccccgccgcccccgcacgcGCCCTGCTTCCCCggcgccccgccgcccccgcacgcGCCCTGCTTCCCCggcgccccgccgcccccgcacgcGCCCTGCTTCCCCggcgccccgccgcccccgcacgcGCCCTGCttccccggcgccccgccccgccgcccccgcacgcGCCCTCCttccccggcgccccgccccgccgcccccgcacgcGCCCTCCTTCCCCggcgccccgccgcccccgcacgcGCCCTGCTTCCCCGATGCCCGTCACCGCATCCCCGACCCCCGTACCCTCTCCCTGCGGTCCCCCACTCCGCCCCCGGCGCCCCATCCCTGGATCCCTGGCGCCCAATTACTGTGATTTCTGGACTCTGCTCTGTGCCTGCAGTTAAGCAATCCTGCTCCCTACCCCCTGGCACCGTCTCCCCGTGACCCCAGACACCCGCACGCTGCCTACGGCGCAGTGCCCTCTCCTGTGcacccccacaccaccaccaccccactcctgcGATCCCTGACCCCCATCTCAGCACCTTCCCCCTGCAATCCCCAGGCCCTCTGCCCGTGTCCCCCGTCCCTGGAGCCCTC
Protein-coding sequences here:
- the SRD5A1 gene encoding 3-oxo-5-alpha-steroid 4-dehydrogenase 1 isoform X2, with translation MELEEPRLLDALACLLGALAVLCLLLLRAFGTSYGRYSPPRDAWPVPARCAWALQELPSLAVPLLVCARAPAERLRRAPNRTLLAMFLLHYAHRSLIYPFLIRGGKPTPFFTWIFACIFCTYNGYLQSKYLSQYAVYDEDWVTDPRFLTGGTFRSLKIIQSSEKP